The segment agtgacaggcgatggcattgagtgcaccgTCAGCGTGTATGCAGACAACACCTAGCTGTGTAGTGCTGTCAATACTTCAGGGGGAGGGACagccatccagagggagctggacaggctggagaggtgggcccatgaaaacctaatgaggttcaacaaggccaagtgcaaggtgctgctctTGGGCTGAGGCAATCTGCTCTATTTATACAAACTGTAGGGAAGAACTCATTGAGGGCAGccttgtggagaaggacttgggggtcttgGTGAACAAGAAGCTGGTCAtgagcgtataaacaggagggggaacaactgtttacatgggtggatagtgatatgacaaaggggaatggttttaaactgagacaagggaggtttaggttagatattaggtgGGATTTgttcactcagagggtggtgacgcactggaacaggttgcctaaggaggttgtggatgccccttccctggtgacattcaaggcgaggctggatgtggctctgggcagcctggtctggaggttgttgaccctgcacatagcaggggggttgaaaatAGATGAGGtcctttttcaacccaggccattctgtggtgCTTTGGGAAAGGAGATTCCTGTCAGTAAAGCACCCTCATGTTTTTTGAGTTGTGTTTTAGCATGAGCTTTGAATTGAAAAGCTGAGCCACACGAGCTGAATGCCTGCTCTTACAAGAGAGAATTTGGCTTTGTTTCCCTGCTGGAAACATACAAGGGAGTGTCACGTGTGCATGGTGGACTGGCTCCTCTCTGAGGCTGGGGACAAGCCCTCCTCCTCACACCAAGCCCCACACACCTCCAAACTCAGCACCAAGCCGAGCAACCCCTGGGCAGTTGGGACAGGGACAGTTAGCACATCCCAAGGCTGCAATTGTGCCAGAGGAGCAAGGCCAGGTCTCCCTTGCGCTGGGGAGCATATTGCTGGGCCCAGCGCTCTGGCTGCGGCctcccagagctgagcagaggggcaggatcacctccctttgCATGCTGGCAGCACGCTGGCAcctcatgcagcccaggacagcaCTCAGCTGTGCAGGCAGCGCTCGTTGCCAGTTCAGCCAAGTGTCCGGCAGGACTCCTGGGTCCTGTCCAGCTGGGTGGCCCTGGCTGTGGTGTggcctggaggtgttccaccCCAGGTGCAAGAATTTGTCCTGCCCCCCACTAGTCCTGATGGTGGGATTATTGGAGTAACATGTGTTCCGTGTGTGAGTTGTTGAAGCCCTCGCTTGTTTTGTTAGCACTGTCATGAGTGCAGATTCATGGTGATGGAAATAAAGTTGCATTTCTACGCACTCCCCCAGGACCAGAAGAGGGAGAAAGCAGCATGGGAAGGGGCAGCAATGCCAACAGCCTTATCAATAACATagagacattttcttctttattttaactGTTGTTTATTTTGCCAGCGACCAGCAGGCCGAGAGGTAGATGTTGGCCTCCCAGCCCGCTGGAGCCATGCTCTGATGGCAGTGTGGCGCTGGCCTAGCACCGCCTCCGGGGCCGCCTTTTTGGGGGCGAggcctgggggctgctgtgggccTTCCTCTTCGGGGGGCGCCGGGGCCCTCCACACGAGCGGTCCCTGCCCTGGGTGGAGGGGCCCGCTGCCACCGCCTGCCATGGCTCCACCTGCGGCTCCTCTGCTGAGGGCGCggtggtggtgctggggtgCCCGGGTCCCCCAGTATAGCTGCCGGGCAGCTCCTCGGTGCTGGGCCCTGCGGGACTGGTGGAGCGGTCTGGGACCGAGGCAGGAGGCTCCCGAtgggaggtggtggtgctggggctggctgcGGGGCTGTCCTCCCGCCCTCCTGCAGCACGGCCTTCCTGCTGGTCCAGCTGGCGGCGGATCGCTGGGCCGTACAGGGCTGCAGCGGTGCTGATGAGCCGCCTTACAAAGGGCAGCACATCGCCGTTGGTGATCGGCTGCAGCTCCCGCACCAAGGCCTCCTCGTCCAGGCCGTGCTCGCAGAGGAAGTTGACAGTGGTCCACTGTCCCACTTCCACCTCCCACCAGTCACTGCTGGATGCCTCCTGGATCTCCTCCCGCAGCCAGTGGAGCAGGGGCTCGAGGTCTCCCTGATGGTCTTTGAAGAAGGCAGCCCAGACCTCGGCAGAGAAGTTGTGCTCAGGTGGGATGAGCACCGGCTCTGCAGGCCCCTGCTCGTCCTGCAGGCTGTCCTCAGAGTGTGCTGTGGGCTGCGGGACAGCACACTCGAGGTAATCATCGTCCGACCTCTCCGAGTATCGGATGGTGGTGATTTGGTGCCCGCATACGGCACAACTCGGCTTCTTGTTTGCCCACCAGATGGCACAGCCGTAGCAAAGCTGGTGTTTGCAGGGGGTCACATAGGCGACATCCTCCCGAATTTGCCCGCAGATGGGGCAGGTCCAGTTGGATGCCACATCCATGGCCCCGGGCTGTGTGgtgggctgggagagctgaggtCGGGAAGCTGCTCCCCTCACAGGtactgcagcaggcagaaggtGTTACGAActgcaaagagagagagaggccaCGGTCACTCGCTGTCCCATGGGCAGGCAGCTGTGATATCCTGGTCCCTCAGCAGCAAACCCTCCCGGTCCCTGTTCCCCACCAGCCGCTGCAGAGGCCATGTCCTGCACCACTCACCTCTGCTGCTACAAGTGCACCCTGTGTGGCCCCAGCTGCCtgaggcaggcagggctgggggaaaCGCTGGTGGTACTGTGGGGTGGGCACCAagaactgctgccagcagccccacagcacaacTCAACCAACTCGCTCACTGCTCCGAGTCTCGCAGCTATGCTCAACGGGAGTCCAGGCACGAGTGCACGCTGGCCTCTGCCAGAGCCCAAATCTGTACAGTGAGGGCTAGTGAGGTCACAGTCATCTGCATTGCTGACATCACAACCCCTTGGTCGGTGACCTCGCTGTCCATTGCTGCATGTACTGGGGCCCCAGGCTGGGCCTCCATCACCCTAcgtcattctgtgatttttctttgtaatggaGATATACTtggggaaataaaaattgcaCATATTTCTACTGCATGTGTAACCTGTAACCAGCTGGTCATTAGTTGATGCCACACGATGCCATGACAAAGCTAGACAGGTTCATTATGCAGCAATGGATGCCAGTGCGGCTGGCCTGAGGACCATCTCCTCACAGTCACTGTCCGCACGCGCCGTGTGGATGATGGACTGCACACCCTGTTTGCACTGCAGACACTGGGGGCTGCTGCTAGTCCGTGACTGGACGCAGTAGAAACAAAGCTGGTGGCAGCATGGCACGGTGTACGCCACGCTGTCTCTGTTCTCCAGGCTTATGGGGCAGCGGGTGTCTAATGCCACCTCCATGCTTCCACCAGTTCTGGTGAGCACTGGGGAGCAGGAGATGACagtgtgctccccagctgagATGCTGTGACAGCAGGTGTCACGCTGGAAGATGACAGGAAACCCCACGGGCATAGGCTGGCCTGGGGAGGGTCCCTCAAGAAGCACCCCCAGCTGCCGACGTGAGGCATTGCCACGCTGCCTACCTGCGCTGCTGCACGCGCCTCTCCGCGATGTCccggctgcctgctgccagcagggtcGGGGTACAGCACAAGTGGCTCTGAGGCGGCGGCTGAGAGCTGCGCTAGCAGCACCCAGAGAGCGTTCCAGCTCCAAAGTTCGCCCCGTCCACACTCCAGTCCTCGCACACACACTCGGTTGGAGGCCAGGCACGAACTGCCGGGCTGGGCTGCTGCGCCCGCGTTAAAGCAGCGTGGGCCAAGCAGTCACAATCCATCGCACACAGATGTCACAAACCACGGCTTGGCCGTGTTGCCGCTCCTCACCTTCACTGGGGACATCACCATCTGTCCCACAGCGATGCCACCATCCATTGCTTGGTCATCACCATGAGCCGGCCTCACCTGCTGCACGTGTGCCAGCAGCactccagccccagcacacaTTCCTGGGCTTTCCCCAGCGCTGCTGCTCTCTCCATTCCCCCCCACCTCTCGTGTGCTCTCCATCAGTGTTTCACACCAATCACCGGTGCCTGGGCCGTGTCTTCCCACACTCCCCATCAGGTGGCTCTGGCCATGGCATGCAGCCCCAGACTCGTACAGCAGGATGGTTTATTATTCAATAAAAGCTCATGCTTCCCTCTGCCTCTTGCattagatgatcttggagatgttttccaacctgaatgattctgtgattctatgttacCCTCATCCATCATCGCTGTTGAGTGAACTTTTCACTTCAGAGGAACGTAAGGTCATGCCGCTGTCCCCAACATTGATAGCATTCTTTTattgaagcatttatttttttccattcagtctTAAGCGTGCAGTGGTCTGGTCTTCTGCAAAGCCAgccactgcagaaacagcatAGGGCTGCTAAATAGCTTGGGCAGGGCAGCTCAAATGGGGACCCCGTTTGACTAGAATAAGGAACTAGAATTACTATTAGGTTTTCATTATTGAGTAGCCACTGGGGCAACTGTCTGCACTTGTCAAAGCGCTGTGAAATTAACTGGCCACCAGTGAGtaggatgtgtgtgtgtgccttgTCTGAAAACGGCCACCTACGCGAGATTGCAGGGCAGTCCCAGCTGGTTTTGTTCAGTAAGTACACAGGTGTCAAGGAAATATCTGTGCCGTATCTAACACTAACACTACATTGCTACATGCCCCGCACACTTCCATCACTGGGAAGCATCCCGACTGAGGTGCCAGGAGGTTTATTAGAGGTGCACTTGGTACAGCTTTTCACTGCACTGAATAATACGGGattgtttctcatttctcctACATTCGCTGAATGGTCAGTGTTGCCTCGTGTTATTTGGAGTTTTCCACTGGGCAGCTCCTAAAAATTGACATTCAGATTGTCATTCAGTGtgtaaataaagatttttttccagagaaagagTAAATCTACCCTCCTGCTGAAATGTGGTGCACTACATATAATTGCAATGTAATTCTTGCTGTTACCATGTTCCAGAGAAGGTTTGTGCAGCAATGCTTACTGAGACAAGAATGTTGTGGAAAACAACTTGGCCAAGGATGAAAACTGGTTTGCTGTGGAGCCACAGTGAGCTCTTTGCATCTGTATGTGCTGTATGTGGGATCTAAGGCAGCCAGGCAATACCAGCCTGGTATTTCTTGTCTCTTGCAGTATCTGGTGCTTTATGGAGCTTAGATCAAGAGGAACGCCACAGCTGGGCACATGGAtttatttcagagcagtttttGTTGACCAGAAGATCCGTGGCCTGATGATGTGGTTCCAAGTCAGGAAGCAAACTTTGCCTTTCCTCAAGGAGGAGTCTCAGTTGAAGCTCCTACATTTCAAGAGACTTTGCTGGATCTTGGCCTTGATGAAAGTGTTTCAATACACAATCCAAGATGTCTTTGCTAAGTGTTCGTGAAGAAGCTTTTTCTCCTGTCTTTTCTGGACCAAAGGTTACTTCTGTTGGaaactgcttttattctgaGGCTCCCAGACTGACAGCAGTCATATGAAGCTGTTCTCAGTTTTAAAACATGGAATTTAAGCCAAAGTAGATCAAATGGCTGTGTGTTGCTATTGGGTTTGACTTTGATCCTTTACACTTCTGTGTGTTCTCCTTCCTCTGATATGTTCCTGCATTTGTCACAGTGGGATGGTTTAGGACAGGATCTACTTTTGTGAGTTTGTCTCTGCACCTTTTAGACATGTAGAAGGAGGTGAGCAGAGACAAAGACACAGATGCACCAGCCTGGGCCTTCATCACCCTCCATCactctgtgatttttgtttgtaacTGTGGTACTTTGGGGGAAGTAAATTTGCACGTTTATACTGCACGTTTTCTCTCTTTACAGTAATCTATCTTCCATGAACTGTTTACACTTTCTGAAACATGGTGAGACACTTTTTTTGCCCGTTCTGGTGTGGATGCAGTACAAAGTAGTAGCAGTCCCTATGCTTGCTTTTTGTCCCGAGTGCTCACATCAAGGTCTTTGCTCCCCCTTTCCTATGCAACCTACACTATTCAACCTCCTTCTGCAGAGGGCTGGATTATggtgaaaaatagtgtttttcagctgagaatttgctctatgagtgttattgtgctctttgtatctattgcaatttccgtggaaataaataggaagcattactttcaaaatgaGCTACGCATTGTTAAGAAGTAAGGATTTGTATGGGCATTTTAATGAACATGTATAGGAACTTGTCTTTAGTTGGTGCCACAAGATGACATGAAAAAGCTAGACAGGTTCAATATGATAAAGATAAATGAAAAGACTGTGGCCTTCTACTGGACTCACTCTCCAGTAACTCCCAGTCTTTTTTGAACAGGGAAACCCataactggacacagtattctaaatgtgacctcacgagggcagagtagagggggaggatcacctcccttgaccgCTGGCCACACTCTTAATGCTCCCtaggatcccattggccttctgggccacaagggcacgctgctggctcatggccaatctgttgcccaccaggacacccaggtccttctctgcaaagctcCTCTGCAGCAAGTCATCCCCCATCCTGTACTggtgcatgcagttattccttctCATATATAGGACTCTGCCCCTGTCCTTGCTgaatctcatcaggttcctctccgcccagctctccagtctgcttgggtcttgctgaatggcCTTCTAGTCTATCAGCCACACCTcacagctttgtatcatcagcaaacttgccaAGGGTGCATTCtatcccctcatccaggtcatcgATATTCCTATCTAGTCAAAACATATTGAAAAATGAAGACATGTATGCCTCCAAGACATTTGAGATTTTTCATCTGGTTTATGTACTTCACTAGATTTGCGGTCACATATAATTATGTAAAAAGATTCAACAGTGAAAACCTTACTGAACATGCTCTGAGTTAACTCACTATATGCATTTATCTCTAAGATAAGGGGATGTAAAACCCAAACACAGCTGTCCTACTTATCCAGGATATGATATTTACTTTGTAGGAAGAGCGACTCACATTGTATGATTCAGAGAGATAGCGGCCAAATGGCAGAgtatggttggttttttttaattttttaaattgctgaAATTAATGGACTGTCATAAAGAGGTTATGTAAGCACTGATATGTCTGCCTTACTCATCACATCACAGTGAGCATATATTTCTCTGAATTTTGGATTGTTACAAAGCGTGGTCTGCCACTTGtgtacaaacaaaacacagcctttGAAACTGGGGCACCAATAACACAGAAACATGTACCAATATGCCAACTCAGTGACTGCCATTTTATGTAAGTTGTTACTCAGTCCTCATTCCCTGTGCTAGCAGATGGAGCCATTACACTTGCAGGAGAAGCCAATGATTcactgtagtggaaatgctgtcGTTGCTTGAACcggtgattgagcacctggtgggaaggcagtgccagcccaggtgcaagcaatgcagctgagtgactggaagaggtggagccaggatgcACCCCTTCTCAAACCTCATTTAAGACCTGGCAATGGAGGCAAAGGCCTCCATCTAAAGATTCCTATCTATCTGAGGTTGTTGTAGgacttctgaaggtaagcagcttcctcgtccctccctccctctctcctccttctcttaTTTCTGTACATGCTATTTTTGTGTCTGAGTGGATCTTTGCTCATTGTTGCCTGGGATCTTGCTGTTTGGCTGACTTGTTGAGCTTTTCATTGCATTACATTCCCATAATAATCCCTTTTCCAGAGACAAGgttgttttttcattgtttccaCCTGCTCTGAAGAGGCCAAGGACTTCATACACCTGATTATGTGTACTGGGTCAGCAGCTTTCTCTGGAGCTAGCGTTCTAATTACAGCGACAGTTACTTTTGtactctgaaatacaaaatgatgTGCAGAAATTTCTGTTTGGAACATGAGTTGAAGATAATCTCTTTATTTGGTGCTTAATGAGAGAACTGCTATGCAGTTTACAATTGCATGAATGACTGTGCCCTACTTAGAACTGAGACTGTACAGGTAAACTCAAGGAACAGTATCCGGAATATATGCAACACAGAAAAGTAAcattcagaaacaaagagaatatTAACAGTATGTAGTGGCTCTCAGGCATAAAGCAGTTGTACAATGTAAGGAGTTACCTATAAACAGGTAGTGGGCATCAGAGCTCAAATGTTGAATTTTGTACGTAAAGAAACATTAAGTATTTGTTGCAGGTTATAGGTAGTTATCTTCTGGGAAGCTGAGGCTCACTTAGCATCTAGCCAGAAACTATTCCCTAT is part of the Gallus gallus isolate bGalGal1 chromosome 2, bGalGal1.mat.broiler.GRCg7b, whole genome shotgun sequence genome and harbors:
- the LOC121109598 gene encoding uncharacterized protein LOC121109598, with translation MDVASNWTCPICGQIREDVAYVTPCKHQLCYGCAIWWANKKPSCAVCGHQITTIRYSERSDDDYLECAVPQPTAHSEDSLQDEQGPAEPVLIPPEHNFSAEVWAAFFKDHQGDLEPLLHWLREEIQEASSSDWWEVEVGQWTTVNFLCEHGLDEEALVRELQPITNGDVLPFVRRLISTAAALYGPAIRRQLDQQEGRAAGGREDSPAASPSTTTSHREPPASVPDRSTSPAGPSTEELPGSYTGGPGHPSTTTAPSAEEPQVEPWQAVAAGPSTQGRDRSCGGPRRPPKRKAHSSPQASPPKRRPRRRC